A single genomic interval of Prionailurus viverrinus isolate Anna chromosome A2, UM_Priviv_1.0, whole genome shotgun sequence harbors:
- the IL6 gene encoding interleukin-6 isoform X2, whose protein sequence is MSKRNERELHLPSGTPAMTFLSTSAFSPLAFSLGLLLVVATAFPTPGPLGGDATSNRLPLTSADKMEELIKYILGKISALKKEMCDNYNKCEDSKEALAENNLNLPKLAEKDGCFQSGFNQETCLTRITTGLQEFQIYLKFLQDKYEGDKENAKSVYTSTNVLLQMLKRKGKNQDEVTIPVPTVEVGLQAKLQSQEEWLRHTTIHLTLRRLEDFLQFSLRAVRIM, encoded by the exons ATGTCAAAGAG GAACGAAAGAGAGCTCCATCTGCCCTCCGGGACTCCAGCTATGACCTTCCTCTCCACAA GCGCCTTCAGTCCACTTGCCTTCTCCCTGGGGCTGCTCCTGGTGGTGGCTACTGCTTTCCCTACCCCGGGACCCCTGGGAGGAGATGCCACCTCAAATAGACTACCACTCACCTCTGCAGACAAAATGGAAGAACTCATTAAGTACATCCTCGGCAAAATCTCTGCACTGAAAAAGGAG ATGTGTGACAACTATAACAAATGTGAGGACAGCAAGGAGGCACTGGCAGAAAACAACCTAAATCTTCCGAAACTGGCAGAAAAAGATGGATGCTTCCAATCTGGGTTCAATCAG GAGACCTGCCTGACAAGAATCACTACTGGTCTTCAGGAGTTTCAGATATACCTGAAATTCCTCCAGGACAAGTATGAGGGTGATAAGGAAAATGCCAAGTCTGTGTACACCAGTACTAACGTCCTGCTCCAGATGCTGAAGCGTAAG gGAAAGAATCAGGATGAGGTAACCATCCCTGTCCCAACCGTAGAAGTTGGCCTGCAGGCTAAGCTGCAGTCACAGGAAGAGTGGCTGAGGCACACAACAATTCACCTCACCCTGCGAAGGCTGGAGGACTTCCTTCAGTTCAGCCTCAGGGCTGTTCGGATAATGTAA
- the IL6 gene encoding interleukin-6 isoform X1, translating into MSEAHSALEPTRNERELHLPSGTPAMTFLSTSAFSPLAFSLGLLLVVATAFPTPGPLGGDATSNRLPLTSADKMEELIKYILGKISALKKEMCDNYNKCEDSKEALAENNLNLPKLAEKDGCFQSGFNQETCLTRITTGLQEFQIYLKFLQDKYEGDKENAKSVYTSTNVLLQMLKRKGKNQDEVTIPVPTVEVGLQAKLQSQEEWLRHTTIHLTLRRLEDFLQFSLRAVRIM; encoded by the exons ATGTCTGAGGCTCATTCTGCCCTCGAGCCCACCAGGAACGAAAGAGAGCTCCATCTGCCCTCCGGGACTCCAGCTATGACCTTCCTCTCCACAA GCGCCTTCAGTCCACTTGCCTTCTCCCTGGGGCTGCTCCTGGTGGTGGCTACTGCTTTCCCTACCCCGGGACCCCTGGGAGGAGATGCCACCTCAAATAGACTACCACTCACCTCTGCAGACAAAATGGAAGAACTCATTAAGTACATCCTCGGCAAAATCTCTGCACTGAAAAAGGAG ATGTGTGACAACTATAACAAATGTGAGGACAGCAAGGAGGCACTGGCAGAAAACAACCTAAATCTTCCGAAACTGGCAGAAAAAGATGGATGCTTCCAATCTGGGTTCAATCAG GAGACCTGCCTGACAAGAATCACTACTGGTCTTCAGGAGTTTCAGATATACCTGAAATTCCTCCAGGACAAGTATGAGGGTGATAAGGAAAATGCCAAGTCTGTGTACACCAGTACTAACGTCCTGCTCCAGATGCTGAAGCGTAAG gGAAAGAATCAGGATGAGGTAACCATCCCTGTCCCAACCGTAGAAGTTGGCCTGCAGGCTAAGCTGCAGTCACAGGAAGAGTGGCTGAGGCACACAACAATTCACCTCACCCTGCGAAGGCTGGAGGACTTCCTTCAGTTCAGCCTCAGGGCTGTTCGGATAATGTAA
- the IL6 gene encoding interleukin-6 isoform X3: MCDNYNKCEDSKEALAENNLNLPKLAEKDGCFQSGFNQETCLTRITTGLQEFQIYLKFLQDKYEGDKENAKSVYTSTNVLLQMLKRKGKNQDEVTIPVPTVEVGLQAKLQSQEEWLRHTTIHLTLRRLEDFLQFSLRAVRIM, encoded by the exons ATGTGTGACAACTATAACAAATGTGAGGACAGCAAGGAGGCACTGGCAGAAAACAACCTAAATCTTCCGAAACTGGCAGAAAAAGATGGATGCTTCCAATCTGGGTTCAATCAG GAGACCTGCCTGACAAGAATCACTACTGGTCTTCAGGAGTTTCAGATATACCTGAAATTCCTCCAGGACAAGTATGAGGGTGATAAGGAAAATGCCAAGTCTGTGTACACCAGTACTAACGTCCTGCTCCAGATGCTGAAGCGTAAG gGAAAGAATCAGGATGAGGTAACCATCCCTGTCCCAACCGTAGAAGTTGGCCTGCAGGCTAAGCTGCAGTCACAGGAAGAGTGGCTGAGGCACACAACAATTCACCTCACCCTGCGAAGGCTGGAGGACTTCCTTCAGTTCAGCCTCAGGGCTGTTCGGATAATGTAA